The following DNA comes from Methanomassiliicoccales archaeon LGM-DZ1.
ATTCGACAGCAGTAACTGAACGGAGGAGATGAGAGAATGGGGAGCACAGGAACGGCCGGAAAGGCGATAGGGAAATTGACAGCGAAATGGATGGCGACGTTAGCGGTCGCTTCTGTAATGGTAATCTCCGCTGTGATGGTATCTGCTCTCTACGACCCTTCGAACCCCTCCTCCGTTCCCGACGGCGTAGACACCGGATTCACGCAGTACATCACTTACCACTACGACGGATCCGACACGGTCAGCCCCTACCAGGCGTTCTATTACGGCATTGCCTCCACGGAATACAATCCGGAGATGTGGAAGAGCACCGGCAGCGTGCGTTCGGACGCATCCAATTGGACGGGGCCGTCGTTCACCAAGAATGCGACGGTGAAGATCTCAGAAGTATACATCTCTTCGATCACAGCCGATAACACCTACCACCTCACTGTTCCGGATAATTACACTCCCATAAGCGGTGCGAAGATCTCCAGTGGGAGTTCTGGTGATGCAACCATCACTGCCGATCCCGAAAACCACAGGTTCGACATAGCTGCAACCGTTTCGGGTACGTTCAAGTGCGAACTGACCCTGGAAAGGTCAGTGACTTTTAACAAGGTGTTCGCGGGATGGAACACGGCATCCGATGGAAGCGGCACACAATATCTGCCCGGGGATGTCGTCCCCGATTCGATCTCGACCCTTTATGCCGTGTGGATCCAGCCTGATATCTTCAGCGGTAACCTCAGCTACAGTATCAGTTCCTGGGGCGCGAGCAACACATACGCCATGAGTATGGCGCCTCCAAGCGGATCTCCTGACAATGACATTATATGGCCGTACTGCATCATCGGTGCAAACAGCGGTGCCAGCAAGCTGGTCGTGAACCAGACATATTACACCATAACACGCGGAGATTCCCGTGTGGCTGATTCGATGTACGGCACGATATACAAAATCACCTGCGTCGATACTCAGTGGGCCAAGGCGAGCAATCAGACCTATCCTAATTCAAGCGCTACGGCCGTTGAGCGCATTTATTATGCCAACAGTCTGACGTTCCCCACGGGAACGTACAGGTCCCTGCAGTTCGACAGCACGCCCGGTTCTCCCACTAGAGCCCAGATATCTTTCGTTGACCAATGCAAGTGCACAGGCGACGTCGTCATAGACAATATGGGTATCAATTCGACAAGCGCCAATGCCGGAAAGCACGGCGACGGTATAGGTTCGGCGCTCTTCGCGCAGGGGCATGTCCTCATCATGGGTGTCGGCCTCACCAACACCGCCCTGTCCAGTTCTACCGATCCTGCGGGCGGAAAGAACGCCCCTCAGATATTCGGCGGTATGTGTAGAGAAAACCTGTCACCTTCCAGTTACGACGGTTATCTCGAAAAGCAGATGGTGTTCGAGCAGTTCAGGGGCGAGGCCAACAACACGCTGTCCGTCCACGTCGGTACCTGCGTTATCATCCACAGCGGAATCTACGTCAACGTGATTGCAGGCAGTAACACCTCAGGCAACAACGGATACATAGGGAACTCGACCTATCCATTGTCCACATACCTGGTCATGAAGGGCGGAGAGGTCACTGATACGCTGGTGGGCGGATGTTCCGGAGCAGGGTATGGGGACATCTACGGTCATCTGAGCACCGGCGACGGAAAAATGGACGGAGGGACGTTCGTCTACTTCCTGGATAACGCCTATATGTCCGGTGACAAGTGGGAGGACGCCCAGGTCGGAATCACCGACAAGTACGCCACCGTCGAGTCATCCGTCCTTGAGGGCGGGAACTCCAGAGGTGTGAATCTCAAGAGCCAGGCCGTCATTACCGGTTCTACGCACGTGTTCCTGAGCGGCAAGTCCTCTGCCTGGGACGTGCAGGCGGGAGGCCGCAGCGCTTACACTCACACCGATTACGCCTACCTCGAGGCCAGCGGGAAGTCCGTCGTCAGGCACGTCGCCTGCGGTACCATCACCGACGGTACCAAGGAGAAGAACAACTGCGTCGACGTAACCGATGTCTATGTGTTCGAGGACGCGATCGTCGCCAACGTCTTCGGTGCCGGATTCGACACATGGGAGCAGCCGTCCGGCCGTTCCATGTTGGGAGGTACGGTCAACGTCACCATCGCCGGCGGAAAGGTCGGCAACGTGTACGGCGGTGGTTACAGAGGCAGCATCGGAGATACAGGTGCCAATCAGCAGGTCACCGTCAACGTTACCATTCTGGGAGGAGAAATCTTCCAAAACGTTTACGGAGGCGGAAGCGGAGGACTCGACAAGGTCAAGCACAACTCCAACGGCACCATGAGCGACCAGACAACCAGCTACTACACCCAGTCAATGGGGCAGTCCTACGTCTACGGCGACATCAACCTGACTATCGGCGGAAATGCCGTCATCCACGGTAATGTGTACGGCGGAGGCATGTCCGTTCCGAAGCTGTCCAGTTACGATGGTATCCGCATTACCGACAAGAACCCTGGCTTCGTATCGGAAAGCGGCAATGTCGTAGCCACTGTGTACGGAAACACATCCGTCACTATACAGGGCCATGCCAAGATCGACGGTTCGGTCTTCGGAGCGGGAAGAGGCGTAGAGGTAACTTACAACATGAATACTGGGACATACGAGTACCCCGATCAGACAAGACTGTATGTAGTCGATATGACTAACCTCTCGTCCGCCAACCCGTTCAAGACCATCCCCTGGCTACTCAACTCGTCCGGGCAGGTTGTGTACGAATATGATTCCGCCCTGTGTCACGTAGAGAACAACGACGCATACATCGCGGAAGGCTGCCGTTACGTGACCTTCGCCAGGGTCACGGGGAACGCCTCGATAAACATCGACCTGGAGTCAGACGGCTACATCGCCCAGGAGGTCTACGGAGGCTCCGCTTACGGAAAGGTCACCGGAAACACCTCGGTCAAGGTCGTCAAGGGTGACCTGAAGAAGGATGTGTTCGGAGGAGGTCTCGGAAGGGAGGGTATCGTCTCCGTGTCCGGAGGCAGGACTGTATACATAGCCGGAGACGAGAACGTCTCCGATACCGTGAACAGCATTTCCGGCGTATCCATCAAGGGTTCCGTCTACGGCGGATCCTCGAAGGGAGACGACGGTGGCAGTACATTATCTCAATACACCAACACGGTCGTAATCGTCAGGAACGGATACATCGCCAAGGATATCTTCGGAGGCGGCCTCATGGGCAACACCTACGGAAACGCCAGCGTGTACGTCGGATACGACAACGGTCCCAGCGGACCCACACCGTACAGCTACACGGAGGCCCATTCCCACGGCATATCAGTGGACAACATCTATGCCGGAGGCAACGTAAGTACCGAATACGACTCGGAAGGAAAGCCGATAGGCATCGTTCCCTTCGAGAAATATCTTGTCAAGGGGAGCGGAACCGTCATCGTGTTCGGTGACGACGGAAAGCGCCCCATTTCCATCACCGGAAGCGTCATGGGCAGCGGTAACTCCTGCCTCACGGCGGACAAGAGCATATCTTCAAGTTTCACCACCTATCTGGCCATCAACGGTGTGGAGAACCGCGCTGAATCCATGTCGGCCATCCACCGTGCCGACGAGCTCATCATCACCCAATCGGTCCTAAAGATCACCGGAAGGAGCCCGCTGGTGAAGGTCGGCAGCTCCGAGAAGACTCTCAGTATCTATGGCATCGGCACCATGACCCTAAGACGCGACTCCATCGTATCCATTGAAGACCCTATCGACGCAGTCGCCCAGTACCGCAGTCTCAGCAAGGACAACCTCCCGTCCACCGTAGCGGCACCGTCCAACGAGATCAGGTTCCTGACCGGTTCCACCTTCTACGTCAGGGACGTCAACATGGTATACGGAAAGGTCGAAGGATACACCATCCTGTCCGTCGAGACCCAAGGCAGGTATGGAGCGTACGTACTGGGAGACGCCTTGCTGTCGTCCAACAACGGTTTCGTCGTGTACAGGGACGGTTCCTACGACAGGGCTGACTACTCCGACTCCTCCGGCATCAGATGCTGGTTCATATCGGGAGTCACGAGGAAGGTCCTCACCATGAACCTGAATGCGGAGACTGACCAGCAGGGCCACCCCATACTCACGAACACCATGGCCACCGTGGACATCCAGAAGTTCCAGGATGCCACCCAGCTGAGGTTCACCGGAGGAAGTTTCACGTCCATGTCCTCGGACGGGGCCAAGATGTACTACTTCGACAGACCCGGCACCGTCAGCGACACCTACACCAACCTTGGAATGATAGTCGGTTACGCCCCGGACGACCCCAGTTACAACCCTGGCCGCGCTCTTCTCTACGACCGCGACACCCGCTACCTCGACATCGGAGAAGAGAGCACATGGATGTACGGCTCCTATTACGCCGAGAACGGAGACACCTACAGCGAGGAGCCTCTGAGAGGATACGAGGATAGGCCTGACAGAGTCAGTAGGACGCTGACCCCGGTCACCCTGCAGGCGTTCCGTGCCTCGGAGACACCCGCAGGCATCTACGGAATCAACTTCGTCTTCACCGCCACCCACAGCGACCGGACCTCTTACATCGGCTACCTGGTCATCAACCTCCAGGAATCAATCGTGGTCACCTACGAGTCCATGGAGGGCGGGCAGTCCGTCACCAAGGAGAACGTCATGACCACCAACAGGACCGAGGTGCGTATCGATCTGTACGTCATCGGATCCAGCGGCAGCGCGACCTCCGCCAACGACTACGAGGTCATCATGAAGACCGAACTGCCCCACAACAAGTCCGAGGGCCAGTGCGACATCATGATCCCCACCGGATTCACCAACGGAGAGCTCCACATCACCGGTGTCAGCTA
Coding sequences within:
- a CDS encoding InlB B-repeat-containing protein — translated: MGSTGTAGKAIGKLTAKWMATLAVASVMVISAVMVSALYDPSNPSSVPDGVDTGFTQYITYHYDGSDTVSPYQAFYYGIASTEYNPEMWKSTGSVRSDASNWTGPSFTKNATVKISEVYISSITADNTYHLTVPDNYTPISGAKISSGSSGDATITADPENHRFDIAATVSGTFKCELTLERSVTFNKVFAGWNTASDGSGTQYLPGDVVPDSISTLYAVWIQPDIFSGNLSYSISSWGASNTYAMSMAPPSGSPDNDIIWPYCIIGANSGASKLVVNQTYYTITRGDSRVADSMYGTIYKITCVDTQWAKASNQTYPNSSATAVERIYYANSLTFPTGTYRSLQFDSTPGSPTRAQISFVDQCKCTGDVVIDNMGINSTSANAGKHGDGIGSALFAQGHVLIMGVGLTNTALSSSTDPAGGKNAPQIFGGMCRENLSPSSYDGYLEKQMVFEQFRGEANNTLSVHVGTCVIIHSGIYVNVIAGSNTSGNNGYIGNSTYPLSTYLVMKGGEVTDTLVGGCSGAGYGDIYGHLSTGDGKMDGGTFVYFLDNAYMSGDKWEDAQVGITDKYATVESSVLEGGNSRGVNLKSQAVITGSTHVFLSGKSSAWDVQAGGRSAYTHTDYAYLEASGKSVVRHVACGTITDGTKEKNNCVDVTDVYVFEDAIVANVFGAGFDTWEQPSGRSMLGGTVNVTIAGGKVGNVYGGGYRGSIGDTGANQQVTVNVTILGGEIFQNVYGGGSGGLDKVKHNSNGTMSDQTTSYYTQSMGQSYVYGDINLTIGGNAVIHGNVYGGGMSVPKLSSYDGIRITDKNPGFVSESGNVVATVYGNTSVTIQGHAKIDGSVFGAGRGVEVTYNMNTGTYEYPDQTRLYVVDMTNLSSANPFKTIPWLLNSSGQVVYEYDSALCHVENNDAYIAEGCRYVTFARVTGNASINIDLESDGYIAQEVYGGSAYGKVTGNTSVKVVKGDLKKDVFGGGLGREGIVSVSGGRTVYIAGDENVSDTVNSISGVSIKGSVYGGSSKGDDGGSTLSQYTNTVVIVRNGYIAKDIFGGGLMGNTYGNASVYVGYDNGPSGPTPYSYTEAHSHGISVDNIYAGGNVSTEYDSEGKPIGIVPFEKYLVKGSGTVIVFGDDGKRPISITGSVMGSGNSCLTADKSISSSFTTYLAINGVENRAESMSAIHRADELIITQSVLKITGRSPLVKVGSSEKTLSIYGIGTMTLRRDSIVSIEDPIDAVAQYRSLSKDNLPSTVAAPSNEIRFLTGSTFYVRDVNMVYGKVEGYTILSVETQGRYGAYVLGDALLSSNNGFVVYRDGSYDRADYSDSSGIRCWFISGVTRKVLTMNLNAETDQQGHPILTNTMATVDIQKFQDATQLRFTGGSFTSMSSDGAKMYYFDRPGTVSDTYTNLGMIVGYAPDDPSYNPGRALLYDRDTRYLDIGEESTWMYGSYYAENGDTYSEEPLRGYEDRPDRVSRTLTPVTLQAFRASETPAGIYGINFVFTATHSDRTSYIGYLVINLQESIVVTYESMEGGQSVTKENVMTTNRTEVRIDLYVIGSSGSATSANDYEVIMKTELPHNKSEGQCDIMIPTGFTNGELHITGVSYTVYTEQGDTDSVFKRSYNRDAKIYVAAISNQDKTTGWSTSAGVVESNDTMSDTVVGTLMGNISATVRYYVRDFTYEEDYPDYLSPQIHSETKRPQFTLHFYVLLNGERVNSNVTVTLIEKQKFQVTFYDSYKDPDYLSPEVRGYYEGTELTESNMPSTGPNFIGWYYAGTNFSNVYDYGQPVTKNMSLEARYTYVLTFDNMDGTSYTMYVPAEEGGTMLNKNAVPRPTATGYEFVEWFTDQDCSRQWDYTMDRITGDTTLYAKWVGKQITVHFWYTNSSGDLVSFAGDTAHVAPEEIGGNSFYVMMRVGDELIRPYVRYGSTFNTIDPYQSSGSIINILDFARQSIEATMGDNVKFICWQAYRYNDPTENVVYSIYSDTLMSGDMALERPTPGGSPTVLDVIDLYAVTATVAIQLEMSDSNNDASVHIAAPSTFLVYPDVPDDINETYDVYGYDNTIYLFLDNSTVYKWMEGTQKWQTSVTSPDTIKNNGTLLFKWSNDFNGVDYGGSFRYYLDADNNWYAVEDWNYRYIDEIDTDSSPTVYYAHDKYGNFYTKSGNNAWVKSYSIVYAVDGVEITYKHEGSSWYKLEGDLWVSCSEPSDYYFKDRFDNHYEVAWSGTWNTGNNPRTYTTGHEGSTYTITIAKTDSGNRTGTPVYKKDGSEYDWSQDDWADDHFLDQFCTRYMYAGDIYKCTYGAEAFYEFTFQLNQATRAGYRLVGWHNQHVDPMDDSYPSAGVNRTLFIFVDLTETNQPVWREILRTTEGSLYQTWVYDGVSAQPVIGDPSHLYTVGYTAVWEQLNYTVNIGNPAHGTINAYLVNEDGSRTKIDGSIDNIHYGDRIELSYAPTGNYQFSRWMITGEYIINPVGRPSTTMIVQGDCTISVSDIGDRVVTAQVYYDGHREQGGGKLNGSDADRTTAFMLNKATGEYCQMDFIPNVSDEYEFYRGYVPLGEYVFVLRYDMGEYGHNDFELMGDLTVDIEGRVDFSFYVLTARITDATTDGSTVVDYCSIPEGWQIINHVLLVDEHGNEVLRVSKYTGAIKDYIDREIDQGGAIINNPEDMIPPVRFTVAPGYFFNIYEGFPDEVSGVDQFVVNYINRYPYGTTLYGESFSGRFDLNWTRYWKPADVVVHIAPIAPKVKYAVDSPGPGEDWTATANIPYGSAFGLDTRTTELETYLTQHSIFKHVSSWKYPDGRMAVTADVFGPETAVRLGLGGTPVIDAMSLEDQYGNKYTSTSVSDLDYYIVYKTVESVESKY